One Desulfovibrio fairfieldensis genomic window carries:
- a CDS encoding Rrf2 family transcriptional regulator, which translates to MNNDTRLAVAAHILALLSFAGKEYRSSVLLARSVNTNAVVVRRLTGQLKKAGIVDIRRGMGGTTLNRRPEDITLLDVYKAVVPNPKATPFYLHQNPCCDCFIGRNIHDALEAPFAKVNEAMREGMAKTTIAEIAEFIRKREFKEG; encoded by the coding sequence ATGAACAACGATACCAGACTTGCCGTTGCCGCGCACATCCTTGCTCTCCTTTCCTTTGCCGGAAAGGAATACAGGTCTTCCGTCCTGTTGGCTCGGAGCGTCAATACAAACGCCGTGGTTGTTCGGCGTTTGACCGGCCAGCTAAAAAAAGCCGGAATTGTGGATATCCGGCGCGGGATGGGCGGCACTACGCTGAACCGGAGGCCGGAGGATATTACCTTGCTTGATGTTTACAAGGCGGTGGTTCCGAATCCCAAGGCCACACCGTTTTATTTGCACCAAAATCCTTGCTGTGATTGCTTTATCGGCAGAAATATCCATGACGCCCTGGAGGCCCCTTTCGCCAAGGTGAACGAGGCTATGCGGGAAGGTATGGCAAAGACCACGATTGCCGAGATAGCCGAATTCATCAGGAAGCGGGAATTCAAGGAGGGGTAA
- the pdxT gene encoding pyridoxal 5'-phosphate synthase glutaminase subunit PdxT, with protein MGKPCVGVLALQGAFREHAASVARLGAETREVRQLKDMDGIDAMIIPGGESTTMGKLLVEWGMLDPLRQRIEKGMPVYGSCAGLILLCREIENSDQPRLGVLDAVVRRNAFGRQVDSFETELDIPELGQSPIPAVFIRAPVLTGVGPRARVLAQVNGQAVAVRQDNVLATSFHPELTPDTRLHRYFLEMCGN; from the coding sequence ATGGGCAAACCCTGCGTGGGCGTTCTGGCTCTGCAAGGGGCCTTCCGCGAGCATGCGGCCTCGGTGGCCCGCCTGGGAGCCGAGACGCGCGAAGTGCGCCAGCTCAAGGACATGGACGGCATCGACGCCATGATCATCCCCGGCGGCGAGAGCACCACCATGGGCAAGCTGCTGGTGGAATGGGGCATGCTCGACCCCTTGCGGCAGCGCATTGAAAAGGGCATGCCGGTCTACGGCAGCTGCGCGGGTCTGATCCTGCTCTGCCGCGAGATCGAAAACTCCGACCAGCCCCGCCTGGGCGTGCTTGACGCCGTTGTGCGCCGCAACGCCTTCGGCCGCCAGGTGGACAGCTTTGAAACCGAGCTGGACATTCCGGAGCTGGGGCAATCGCCCATTCCGGCGGTGTTCATCCGCGCCCCCGTGCTGACCGGCGTGGGCCCGCGGGCGCGTGTGCTGGCCCAGGTCAACGGCCAGGCCGTGGCCGTGCGCCAGGACAATGTGCTGGCTACCTCCTTCCATCCCGAGCTGACTCCCGATACGCGGTTGCACCGCTATTTCCTTGAAATGTGCGGAAACTGA
- the pdxS gene encoding pyridoxal 5'-phosphate synthase lyase subunit PdxS, with product MEQGTIRLKTGLAEMLKGGVIMDVTTPEQAKIAEEAGACAVMALERVPADIRAAGGVARMADPTIVKKIMEVASIPVMAKARIGHFVEARILEALGVDYIDESEVLTPADDRYHIDKRDFTVPFVCGCRNLGEALRRIAEGAAMIRTKGEPGTGNVVEAVRHCRQVMDEIRMLCALPDAEVPNFAKECGAPLEICLIVRKEGRLPVVNFAAGGIATPADAALMMHLGCDGVFVGSGIFKSGDPAKRAKAIVQAVTNYKDYAVLAEISRDLGEPMVGIEISSIPDAERMQERGW from the coding sequence ATGGAACAGGGCACCATCCGCCTCAAGACCGGCCTTGCCGAAATGCTCAAGGGCGGCGTCATCATGGACGTCACCACCCCGGAACAGGCGAAAATCGCCGAGGAAGCGGGCGCCTGCGCCGTCATGGCCCTGGAACGCGTGCCGGCCGACATCCGCGCCGCCGGCGGCGTGGCCCGCATGGCCGACCCCACTATCGTCAAAAAGATCATGGAAGTGGCCAGCATTCCGGTCATGGCCAAGGCGCGCATCGGCCACTTTGTGGAAGCCCGCATTCTGGAAGCCCTGGGCGTGGACTACATTGACGAAAGTGAAGTGCTGACTCCCGCCGACGACCGTTACCATATCGACAAGCGCGACTTTACCGTGCCCTTTGTCTGCGGCTGCCGCAACCTGGGCGAAGCCCTGCGCCGCATCGCCGAAGGCGCGGCCATGATCCGCACCAAGGGCGAGCCCGGCACCGGCAACGTGGTGGAAGCCGTGCGCCACTGCCGCCAGGTCATGGACGAAATCCGCATGCTCTGCGCCCTGCCCGACGCCGAGGTGCCCAACTTCGCCAAGGAATGCGGCGCGCCCCTGGAAATCTGCCTGATCGTGCGCAAGGAAGGCCGCCTGCCCGTGGTCAACTTCGCGGCCGGCGGCATCGCCACCCCGGCCGACGCGGCCCTGATGATGCACCTGGGCTGCGACGGCGTGTTCGTGGGCTCGGGCATCTTCAAGTCCGGCGACCCGGCCAAGCGCGCCAAGGCCATCGTGCAGGCCGTGACCAACTACAAGGATTACGCCGTACTGGCCGAAATCTCCCGCGACCTGGGCGAACCCATGGTGGGCATCGAGATTTCCTCCATTCCGGATGCAGAGCGCATGCAGGAACGGGGCTGGTAA
- a CDS encoding HAD family hydrolase, translating into MSGALFSHGLGGVIFDCDGVMINSRAANDEFYNRVLAYFGLPPMTPEQEAYSFMATAGQALRHILPKRLHGEIDRVTRDEINYQRDILPLLRLMPGFREFADELHDKGVRMAIATNRTDQGVQRVLDFFSLPSYFDPVVTASNAAPKPSPEGALRICSAWGMEPRNALFVGDSVHDKEAAEAAGVTFAAFNGGGLRGRITAPDFAVLRDALAPALAAR; encoded by the coding sequence ATGAGCGGCGCGCTTTTCTCCCACGGTCTGGGCGGCGTGATTTTCGATTGCGACGGCGTGATGATCAACTCCCGCGCGGCCAATGACGAATTCTACAATCGTGTGCTGGCCTATTTCGGCCTGCCGCCCATGACGCCGGAGCAGGAAGCCTATTCCTTCATGGCGACGGCGGGCCAGGCCCTGCGGCACATCCTGCCGAAGCGTCTGCACGGCGAGATCGACCGCGTGACCAGGGACGAGATCAATTACCAGCGCGACATCCTGCCCCTGTTGCGCCTCATGCCCGGTTTCCGCGAGTTCGCGGACGAACTGCACGACAAGGGCGTGCGCATGGCCATCGCCACCAACCGCACGGACCAGGGCGTCCAAAGGGTTCTGGACTTTTTCTCCTTGCCCTCCTATTTTGATCCTGTGGTGACGGCGAGCAATGCCGCGCCCAAGCCGTCGCCCGAAGGCGCATTGCGCATTTGTTCGGCCTGGGGAATGGAGCCCCGGAATGCCCTTTTTGTGGGCGACAGCGTCCATGACAAGGAAGCCGCCGAGGCGGCCGGCGTGACATTCGCGGCTTTCAACGGCGGCGGCCTGCGGGGCCGGATCACCGCGCCTGATTTCGCCGTGTTGCGCGACGCGCTGGCTCCGGCCCTGGCAGCGCGTTGA
- a CDS encoding YggT family protein codes for MIVLANTLSAIALVLGSLLNIYFWIVVIAAVLTWVRPDPYNPIVRTLRLLTEPVFYRVRKWLPFTYTSGLDFSPVVVLLAIELINRIVIASLAQYALALH; via the coding sequence ATGATTGTGCTTGCCAATACATTGAGCGCCATAGCCCTGGTGCTGGGTTCGCTCCTGAACATCTATTTCTGGATTGTGGTCATCGCCGCCGTGCTGACCTGGGTGCGGCCCGATCCTTACAATCCCATCGTGCGGACCCTGCGGCTCCTCACCGAGCCGGTTTTTTACCGGGTGCGCAAATGGCTGCCCTTCACCTATACGAGCGGCCTGGATTTCTCACCGGTGGTGGTGTTGCTGGCTATCGAGCTGATCAACCGCATTGTGATCGCCTCGTTGGCCCAGTACGCCCTTGCCCTGCATTAG
- a CDS encoding DUF465 domain-containing protein, which translates to MDQHEIDLLEKYAPTDPELKSLWEDHVLYEKQVGKLEGKAFRTPTEEQTLKQLKKQKLEGKTKMMDILDRLKKESK; encoded by the coding sequence ATGGATCAGCATGAAATTGACCTGCTGGAAAAGTATGCGCCCACTGATCCGGAGCTGAAATCCCTTTGGGAAGACCACGTGCTCTACGAAAAACAGGTGGGAAAGCTGGAAGGCAAGGCCTTCCGTACGCCTACCGAAGAGCAGACCCTCAAGCAGCTCAAGAAGCAGAAGCTGGAGGGCAAGACCAAAATGATGGACATCCTGGATCGTCTGAAAAAAGAAAGCAAATAA